A genomic segment from Leptospira congkakensis encodes:
- the speD gene encoding adenosylmethionine decarboxylase: MDKEKIKLSGFNNLTKVLSFNLYDFCITLDDEQKGRYVSYIHDKYNASKITEISKEIVKRIDANILSVSAQDYDPVGASAMVLMSDVKGGGNPIPTAQVSMHLDKSHITVHTYPDAADTDGICSFRVDIDISTCGEIIPLDSINFLFEAFECDVVYIDYVVRGYTRLADGRKIYNDHHFNSILDFIKPELKRNYTFLSDINMPQDNTWQTKMMIKELGPENYLLNPEDISHPDVPNKMKLLREEMKEVYHMIH, from the coding sequence ATGGATAAAGAAAAAATCAAACTTTCCGGTTTTAATAATCTCACAAAAGTTTTGAGTTTTAACCTCTACGATTTTTGCATCACTCTCGATGACGAACAAAAAGGTAGATACGTAAGTTATATCCACGACAAATACAATGCTAGCAAAATTACAGAAATCTCGAAGGAGATTGTCAAACGAATTGATGCGAATATCCTTTCTGTCTCTGCACAAGACTACGATCCTGTAGGTGCTTCTGCTATGGTTCTAATGAGTGATGTCAAAGGTGGCGGAAATCCTATCCCTACGGCACAAGTCAGCATGCACCTAGACAAATCACATATCACGGTTCACACCTATCCCGATGCTGCCGATACCGACGGAATTTGTTCCTTTCGTGTGGACATCGATATTTCCACTTGCGGCGAGATTATCCCTCTAGACTCTATTAATTTTTTGTTCGAAGCTTTTGAGTGTGATGTGGTTTATATTGATTATGTAGTTCGTGGATACACTAGATTAGCGGATGGTAGAAAAATTTATAACGACCATCACTTTAATTCTATTTTGGATTTTATCAAACCAGAACTCAAAAGAAATTATACATTTTTGTCAGACATCAATATGCCACAGGACAATACTTGGCAAACAAAGATGATGATCAAAGAACTGGGGCCTGAAAATTATCTTTTGAATCCAGAAGATATTTCACATCCAGATGTTCCAAACAAAATGAAACTACTTCGTGAAGAAATGAAAGAAGTTTACCATATGATCCACTAA